In the genome of Raphanus sativus cultivar WK10039 unplaced genomic scaffold, ASM80110v3 Scaffold1691, whole genome shotgun sequence, one region contains:
- the LOC130504589 gene encoding uncharacterized protein LOC130504589: MMMMTMENEFQDRNNLNINDIDLSLLRLSSPPYDHSRSSFSAAASPPDISPLKRSSPVSDESDQHKRRRLSLQLQDPIFITSPLRSTYQETHSSSVNDPTHVRSVPEKQETSPLYDSESLEETEKLRMKRVNNHVEEITHEEETNYETQQHEEEEDCGEGMRIERCGDGFVIRLKCRCKLAYRVLFSDHHLYFKSL; the protein is encoded by the exons atgatgatgatgacaatgGAAAACGAGTTTCAAGACCGTAACAACCTGAACATCAACGACAttgatctctctctcctccGCCTTTCCTCCCCACCTTACGACCACTCTCGCTCCTCCTTCTCCGCCGCCGCTTCTCCTCCTGATATCAGCCCCTTGAAACGCTCGTCCCCTGTTTCAGACGAATCCGATCAGCACAAACGCAGGAGACTCTCCCTCCAACTCCAAGACCCGATCTTTATCACGTCTCCTCTTCGCTCCACTTACCAGGAAACCCATTCTTCCTCAGTCAACGACCCGACCCACGTACGCTCTGTTCCGGAGAAGCAAGAAACGTCGCCGTTGTATGATTCCGAGAGTCTTGAAGAAACAGAG AAACTGAGGATGAAGAGGGTTAACAATCACGTGGAGGAGATCACTCACGAAGAAGAGACTAACTATGAG ACGCAGCAGCacgaggaagaggaagattGTGGAGAAGGGATGAGGATAGAGAGATGTGGAGATGGGTTTGTGATAAGATTGAAGTGTAGATGCAAGCTAGCTTACAGGGTTCTCTTCTCTGATCATCACCTCTACTTCAAGTCTCTCTAA
- the LOC130504593 gene encoding uncharacterized protein LOC130504593 — MRVISFCTRFHAPTNRLSLFRRSHHKLIPPSSSSCFRNNNCSVMSGHNKMEQFDLSSNTVIDHPPALTDKITLTRDAGPSKFQVIADFDGTLTRYRVNGIRGQSSHGILQQGNADYDAKREALYEHYHPLEFSPLIPLHDKTKLMEQWWSKTHDLLIEGGLTCDAIKESVASSSIAFRDGVVELFEFLEEKDIPVLIFSAGLADVIEEVLRQKLHRTFKNVKIVSNRMVFDNDGRLVSFKGKLIHVLNKNEHALDMAAPLHDNLGIDIGVEDEENAYVKQRTNVLLLGDHLGDLRMSDGLNYESRVSIGFLNDNVEKSLESYREAFDIVYLNDAPMWGALELVSQLFPTEAS, encoded by the exons ATGCGCGTAATAAGCTTCTGCACGCGTTTTCACGCGCCGACAAATCGTCTTTCTTTATTCCGCCGTAGTCACCACAAGCTGATCCCACCTTCATCATCTTCCTGCTTCCGCAACAAC AATTGCTCTGTTATGTCCGGACATAATAAAATGGAACAGTTTGATCTCTCTTCCAACACTGTGATTGATCATCCTCCAGCTCTCACTGATAAAATAACCCTAACCCGTGACGCGGGTCCTTCCAAATTTCAG GTGATTGCAGACTTTGATGGGACTTTAACGAGATACAGAGTCAATGGAATTCGAGGCCAGA GCAGTCATGGCATCTTGCAGCAAGGAAACGCTGATTACGATGCTAAGAGGGAAGCATTGTATGAACACTATCATCCTCTTGAGTTCTCTCCTCTCATTCCCCTCCATGACAAAACCAAACTCATGGAACAATG GTGGAGTAAAACTCATGATCTTCTCATTGAGGGAGGTTTAACATGTGATGCAATCAAGGAATCTGTTGCTAGTTCCTCCATAGCTTTTAGAGATGGTGTGGTTGAACTGTTTGAGTTTTTGGAg GAAAAGGATATCccagttttgattttttcagcAGGACTTGCTGATGTTATTGAAGAG GTTTTGAGGCAGAAACTTCATAGAACATTCAAGAATGTAAAGATTGTGTCAAACAGGATGGTGTTTGATAATGATGGTCGTCTCGTCTCTTTTAAAG GAAAGCTGATTCACGTGCTAAACAAGAACGAACACGCTTTAGACATGGCTGCTCCACTTCACGACAACCTCGGTATTGACATTGGTGTGGAAGATGAAGAGAATGCGTACGTGAAACAAAGAACAAACGTTTTGCTTCTAGGAGATCATTTGGGGGATCTGAGGATGTCTGATGGTTTGAATTACGAGTCTCGAGTATCTATTGGATTCCT GAATGATAACGTTGAGAAGAGTCTTGAAAGCTACCGTGAGGCCTTTGATATTGTTTATCTT AATGATGCACCTATGTGGGGAGCGTTGGAGCTTGTTTCTCAGTTATTTCCAACAGAAGCGAGTTGA